From Nilaparvata lugens isolate BPH chromosome 7, ASM1435652v1, whole genome shotgun sequence, one genomic window encodes:
- the LOC111059570 gene encoding kinesin-like protein KIF3A, with amino-acid sequence MSNKFSLAELKNEEIENVRVVIRVRPLSFKEQECGYANITTVNSYSGQIFVRNPQAGPSDTPRTFVFDTVFDIDSKQLDVYNVTARPIVEKVLAGYNGTIFAYGQTGTGKTYTMEGNRSEPEEKGIIPNSFAHIFGHIAKSNEGTRFLVRVSYFEIYNEEIRDLLSKNPTARLDVKERPDVGVYIKDLSTFVVNNADDMDRIMTLGNKNRVVGATAMNTHSSRSHAIFNITIETIQKDTDGKEHVKMGRLHLVDLAGCERQSKTEATGQRLKEGTKINLSLSTLGNVISALVDGKCTHIPYRNSKLTRILQDSLGGNSKTVMCATVGPAAYNYDETISTLRYASRAKKICNKARINEDPKDALLRQFQAEIEHLRKQLEEGVFDAELDDDVNIEEKLKLKNALQINQAEDVSEKEEEELALAMTEHKQLQEKLESLEKKILVGGENLLDKAEEQEKLLEESAKELEKRKTEEEMLKQRLEQKSAEHIDIEEKYSSLQEEAVGISRKLKRLQGLIRDAQVEQKDVCAENQREMEGLLDNVRQLNKELGLQEALLKMYIPEKYKELIQRHSHWNEDIGEWQLKCVAYTGNNMRKSANERTSAQSQEVFQPDLSSVYLTYDDYATSHSKNKMRAKSSNSNRSVNAILQ; translated from the exons ATGTCT AACAAATTCTCATTAGCTGAGCTGAAAAACGAGGAAATAGAAAATGTGAGGGTTGTCATAAGAGTTCGACCATTGAGTTTTAAAGAGCAAGAATGTGGATATGCTAATATCACAACTGTCAACAGTTACAGTGGTCAAATTTTTGTAAGAAACCCACAGGCTGGTCCAAGTGACACACCCAGGACATTCGTATTCGATACAGTCTTCGATATTGATTCAAAGCAG CTAGATGTGTACAACGTGACAGCGCGCCCTATTGTGGAGAAAGTGCTTGCTGGCTATAATGGAACCATATTCGCCTACGGACAGACGGGCACCGGAAAGACTTACACCATGGAGGGTAACAGGAGTGAGCCTGAGGAGAAGGGCATCATACCCAACTCGTTCGCCCACATTTTCGGCCATATCGCTAAATCTAACGAAGGCACCAG ATTTCTAGTTAGAGTatcttattttgaaatttacaaTGAGGAAATCAGAGATCTGCTGTCGAAAAATCCGACGGCACGATTGGACGTTAAAGAGAGACCGGATGTGGGTGTTTATATAAAAGACCTGTCAACTTTCGTAGTGAACAATGCTGATGATATGGACCGCATCATGACACTTGGCAATAAAAATC GCGTTGTTGGTGCCACGGCCATGAACACCCATAGCTCAAGATCTCATGCTATATTCAATATAACTATTGAAACTATTCAAAAAGATACAGATGGGAAGGAACATGTCAAGATGGGACGACTGCATCTTGTTGATCTAGCT GGCTGTGAAAGGCAGAGTAAAACTGAGGCCACCGGACAGAGGCTGAAAGAAGGCACCAAAATCAATTTGTCGCTGTCCACTCTTGGCAATGTCATCTCAGCCTTGGTCGATGGTAAATGCACGCATATACCTTACAGGAACTCTAAGTTGACGCGAATTCTACAAGATTCGCTCGGTGGAAATTCAAAAACAGTTATG tgTGCAACAGTGGGCCCAGCTGCCTATAACTACGACGAGACAATCAGCACGTTGCGCTATGCCAGTAGAGCCAAGAAAATATGCAATAAGGCGCGCATCAACGAAGATCCAAAAGATGCGTTGCTTCGTCAGTTTCAAGCTGAAATTGAACATTTACGTAAGCAGCTCGAAGAAGGTGTATTTG aTGCTGAATTGGACGATGATGTAAATATTGAGGAGAAACTTAAATTGAAGAACGCTCTACAGATTAACCAAGCTGAAGATGTCAGtgaaaaagaggaggaagaattGGCTTTGGCTAT GACCGAGCATAAACAACTGCAAGAAAAGTTGGAAAGTTTGGAGAAGAAAATACTGGTCGGTGGGGAAAATCTCTTGGACAAAGCTGAAGAACAAGAGAAACTTTTGGAAGAATCAGCCAAAGAATTGGAAAAACGCAAAACTGAAGAGGAAATGTTGAAACAGAGACTGGAACAGAAATCG GCAGAGCATATCGACATCGAGGAGAAGTATTCGAGTCTGCAGGAGGAAGCGGTGGGCATTTCGCGGAAGCTGAAGCGGCTGCAGGGTTTGATCCGGGACGCTCAGGTTGAGCAGAAGGACGTCTGCGCCGAGAAccagagagagatggaaggtCTGCTGGACAACGTGCGACAGCTCAACAAGGAGTTGGGTCTGCAGGAGGCCCTCCTCAAAATGTACATTCCCGAAAAGTATAAG GAACTTATCCAGAGACATTCACATTGGAATGAGGACATTGGAGAGTGGCAACTGAAGTGTGTGGCCTACACTGGAAACAACATGCGCAAGTCAGCCAATGAGAGAACTTCGGCTCAGAGTCAAGAG GTTTTCCAGCCAGATCTATCCTCTGTGTATCTAACTTACGACGACTACGCAACTAGTCATTCCAAAAATAAGATGCGAGCAAAATCTAGCAATTCCAATCGATCTGTTAATGCGATTCTTCAGTAG
- the LOC111051207 gene encoding RNA exonuclease 4 isoform X1: MILEVISIIFFIIYGLYIAGDEMKKRKVADSAKTDQIKKHKFDHSNIKRSPIDLDESDQTNTIKDHKIKTEPNSSSNVSNIKTEPNPSDNVSGISDKKKKSQAKQSKSNTSNNIRDINHKQSNGCSNWMKFLESEKSKQGDKMLSDTSNKQNKVPVLKQRHDEKKVDLKPFVFPGERWKNQSNSYRGKLTSLIAIDCEMVGIGEDGHVSIVARVSLVNSLGECVYDKYVKPTDPVTDYRTHVSGIRPADLENATDFHTVQSEVATILKDRILVGHSLKNDLDVLMLKHPYRLIRDTSRFSKFQSPTRRSLSLKAITEKFLNVKIQTDEHNSVEDARAAMQLYMTFRKEWEQERRQSKSNKHKKRDSQQSHPVTAVSEN, from the exons ATGATTTTAGAAgtaatatcaattattttttttataatttacgGGTTATATATTGCAG gtgatgaaatgaagaaaaggAAAGTTGCAGATTCAGCCAAAACAGATCAAATAAAGAAGCATAAGTTTGATCATTCCAATATCAAGCGGAGTCCAATTGATTTGGATGAGTCAGATCAAACAAATACTATAAAGGACCATAAGATCAAGACAGAACCCAACTCAAGTAGTAACGTAAGTAATATCAAGACAGAACCCAACCCAAGTGATAACGTATCTGGAATTTCAGACAAAAAGAAAAAGTCTCAGGCAAAACAATCAAAATCTAACACTAGCAATAATATTCGTGACATTAACCATAAACAGAGTAATGGCTGTTCCAACTGGATGAAGTTTTTAGAGAGTGAAAAGTCGAAACAAGGTGATAAAATGTTGTCAGACACGTCaaataaacaaaacaaagtGCCAGTTTTGAAGCAGCGTCATGATGAGAAGAAAGTCGACTTGAAGCCGTTTGTTTTCCCTGGTGAAAGATGGAAAAATCAGTCGAATTCGTACCGTGGCAAGCTGACCTCGTTGATAGCGATCGACTGCGAGATGGTAGGGATTGGTGAGGATGGACATGTGAGCATTGTAGCCAGGGTGTCGCTTGTGAATTCGCTGGGAGAGTGTGTTTACGACAAGTATGTGAAGCCCACAGATCCTGTCACCGACTACCGCACGCACGTGAGCGGCATCAGACCAGCCGACTTGGAGAACGCCACCGATTTCCACACGGTTCAATCCGAAGTGGCCACCATTCTCAAGGACCGAATACTGGTGGGACACTCGTTGAAGAACGACCTCGACGTTCTGATGCTGAAACACCCTTATCGACTGATCAGAGACACGTCGCGATTCTCCAAGTTCCAGTCGCCGACTAGGCGCTCTCTCTCGCTCAAGGCCATCACCGAGAAGTTCCTCAACGTGAAGATACAGACTGACGAGCACAACTCGGTCGAGGACGCCAGGGCCGCTATGCAGTTGTACATGACTTTCCGCAAGGAGTGGGAACAGGAGCGTCGCCAGTCCAAGTCCAACAAGCACAAGAAGAGAGACTCTCAACAGTCTCATCCTGTTACCGCTGTTTCTGAAAATTAG
- the LOC111051207 gene encoding RNA exonuclease 4 isoform X2: protein MKKRKVADSAKTDQIKKHKFDHSNIKRSPIDLDESDQTNTIKDHKIKTEPNSSSNVSNIKTEPNPSDNVSGISDKKKKSQAKQSKSNTSNNIRDINHKQSNGCSNWMKFLESEKSKQGDKMLSDTSNKQNKVPVLKQRHDEKKVDLKPFVFPGERWKNQSNSYRGKLTSLIAIDCEMVGIGEDGHVSIVARVSLVNSLGECVYDKYVKPTDPVTDYRTHVSGIRPADLENATDFHTVQSEVATILKDRILVGHSLKNDLDVLMLKHPYRLIRDTSRFSKFQSPTRRSLSLKAITEKFLNVKIQTDEHNSVEDARAAMQLYMTFRKEWEQERRQSKSNKHKKRDSQQSHPVTAVSEN, encoded by the coding sequence atgaagaaaaggAAAGTTGCAGATTCAGCCAAAACAGATCAAATAAAGAAGCATAAGTTTGATCATTCCAATATCAAGCGGAGTCCAATTGATTTGGATGAGTCAGATCAAACAAATACTATAAAGGACCATAAGATCAAGACAGAACCCAACTCAAGTAGTAACGTAAGTAATATCAAGACAGAACCCAACCCAAGTGATAACGTATCTGGAATTTCAGACAAAAAGAAAAAGTCTCAGGCAAAACAATCAAAATCTAACACTAGCAATAATATTCGTGACATTAACCATAAACAGAGTAATGGCTGTTCCAACTGGATGAAGTTTTTAGAGAGTGAAAAGTCGAAACAAGGTGATAAAATGTTGTCAGACACGTCaaataaacaaaacaaagtGCCAGTTTTGAAGCAGCGTCATGATGAGAAGAAAGTCGACTTGAAGCCGTTTGTTTTCCCTGGTGAAAGATGGAAAAATCAGTCGAATTCGTACCGTGGCAAGCTGACCTCGTTGATAGCGATCGACTGCGAGATGGTAGGGATTGGTGAGGATGGACATGTGAGCATTGTAGCCAGGGTGTCGCTTGTGAATTCGCTGGGAGAGTGTGTTTACGACAAGTATGTGAAGCCCACAGATCCTGTCACCGACTACCGCACGCACGTGAGCGGCATCAGACCAGCCGACTTGGAGAACGCCACCGATTTCCACACGGTTCAATCCGAAGTGGCCACCATTCTCAAGGACCGAATACTGGTGGGACACTCGTTGAAGAACGACCTCGACGTTCTGATGCTGAAACACCCTTATCGACTGATCAGAGACACGTCGCGATTCTCCAAGTTCCAGTCGCCGACTAGGCGCTCTCTCTCGCTCAAGGCCATCACCGAGAAGTTCCTCAACGTGAAGATACAGACTGACGAGCACAACTCGGTCGAGGACGCCAGGGCCGCTATGCAGTTGTACATGACTTTCCGCAAGGAGTGGGAACAGGAGCGTCGCCAGTCCAAGTCCAACAAGCACAAGAAGAGAGACTCTCAACAGTCTCATCCTGTTACCGCTGTTTCTGAAAATTAG